One genomic window of Evansella cellulosilytica DSM 2522 includes the following:
- a CDS encoding L,D-transpeptidase family protein gives MEVIPFFHTVLPGETLNQIAIDYRTPLTTIINANPNLDPNVIYPGQSIVIPGFPPLNTIPYVIDVSIRGRSLILLKDGVQQKQYSIAVGRILHETPTGKFIIINKAPNPGGAFGTMWMSLSKQHYGIHGTNDPSSIGNAVSKGCIRMHNQDVEELASIVPIGTPVVIRP, from the coding sequence GTGGAGGTGATTCCTTTCTTTCATACGGTTCTTCCTGGTGAAACACTGAATCAAATAGCAATCGATTACCGAACACCACTGACGACCATTATTAATGCCAATCCAAATCTTGATCCGAATGTGATTTATCCTGGCCAATCGATCGTCATCCCTGGTTTTCCACCACTAAATACTATTCCATATGTTATTGATGTTTCTATCCGAGGACGCTCTCTCATTCTTTTAAAGGATGGTGTACAGCAAAAACAATATTCAATAGCTGTCGGTAGAATACTCCATGAGACCCCAACTGGGAAATTTATTATTATTAATAAAGCACCAAACCCTGGGGGAGCTTTCGGGACAATGTGGATGAGCTTATCAAAGCAACACTACGGCATCCATGGCACGAATGACCCTAGTTCGATTGGCAATGCTGTTTCGAAGGGATGTATTCGAATGCATAACCAAGATGTAGAAGAATTAGCGAGCATTGTCCCGATAGGTACTCCCGTCGTTATTCGCCCATAA
- a CDS encoding 5'-nucleotidase C-terminal domain-containing protein yields MFLKKTWSKGIIYWMILALVFSIVTPIQTVSASSNDDIVTLESTTEDNVTTGNEDLLDLTILHTNDIHSRIDELGKAAAFINAEREAAENSLYLDAGDIFGGSPVNDINLGEPIIEILNEMNLDALTIGNHEFDYGQDAFADRVIQSDFPWISANMTVSPEIPIEQPDPYTIFEFDDFDVAVFGLTQNPPATAPSGIVGIEFHNYVETALQYQDEMEAQADIIIALTHIGNSADRRLAESVDYFDVIIGGHSHSVINSPQVVNGTPITQAGGYASHVGKLNLSIDPETKEVVDVTGHLQSIDQLTETEENIQSIIDSWNIQMEDILQITIGESDTGLTRDGRNSRDIALGNFWTDAMVWATEADMAFTNNGGVRDSIEPGAITIGDIYRVEPFDNQVMLYEMTGQAIKDVIQYSYSRFRNVDLQTSGLHYTILTDENRYYSDAILELNGEPLNMEQTYIVALPDFIGTGGSGYHFVGEVIYPEVMPVTTAMIQYAEFLTEQGKRLNYESEGRISIILHSELEPTNPEPNDPPNSEVLDLTILHTNDIHSRIDELGKAAAFINAEREAAENSLYLDAGDIFSGSPVNDINLGEPIIEILNEMNLDALVIGNHEFDYGQDVFAERVIQSDFPWISANMTVSPEIPIEQPDPYTIFEFDDFDVAVFGLTQNPPATAPSGIVGIEFHDYVETALQYQDEMEAQADIIIALTHIGYGADRSLAEEVDYFDAIIGGHTHTTLSTPQVVNGTPITQAGGYASHVGKLNLSIDPETKQVIEVSGGLQEISSLSEVDEDVQAIVDHWNEQMDEILSIVIGETETGLSRNERYETDAPLGNFWTDAMAFAASADIAFTNNGGIRDSISPGDVTIGDIYRIEPFDNQVMLLEMTGEAIKNVIEYSYTRDGRNQIDLQSSGLHYTILTNSSGQYIDAILEINNEPINMNASYLVAVPDYIGTGGSGYHFEGEVLYNEVTPMTTAMIDYAEYLGLQGQKLNYHIEGRINIKIDPNADTPDGNTIGATTNGLYSDNKSAMDVGLGNLYADAVRSIANADIGLLNGSSVSGNIPAGDITIEQIEQLDRFGNEIVLVETTGAQLKEMILSQSNFHRNVDLQASGIHYILVKGDGPQTFSDVSIYLEDGTPIIEDAVYTVAYNDFMHNGGHYTLSNETIEIEPITVWEAVVEYVKAQEGPIDYVEGSRIYVEILAHPRVEEETIFISDDIVDKITKNSVLAINLHSDEFSSISKITFSQSQIDALRENNVNVYITTDFFTISFPAAMFSSGEVEFSFENVNEEEIDLTKIDEIGHLLSKVYNFTFLHNGQPFTQFGEYDVTLKLPLVHEFDNEENVSVYFYDKSEEQWTSIGGTLDNGVIQAQTNHFSMFAAFEFFEGTEQEPIDPVDPVDPIDPVDPIDPIDPIDHVDSTDSVDQNPEQDGSKESDKEDDIEKKIVEDEKKGSNKTLPDTATDVYQWLLAGLLLIFLGISLTLIRNRHKTV; encoded by the coding sequence ATGTTTTTGAAAAAAACCTGGTCTAAGGGAATTATCTATTGGATGATTCTAGCATTAGTTTTTAGTATTGTGACACCTATCCAAACGGTATCCGCTTCTTCAAATGATGACATTGTAACGCTAGAAAGTACTACAGAAGACAATGTTACAACTGGCAATGAAGATTTATTAGATTTAACCATTTTACACACGAACGACATTCATTCAAGAATTGACGAGTTAGGAAAGGCTGCGGCTTTCATTAATGCAGAAAGGGAAGCAGCTGAGAATTCTCTTTACCTTGATGCAGGTGACATTTTCGGTGGTTCACCAGTTAATGATATTAATCTTGGAGAACCAATTATTGAAATTTTAAATGAAATGAACTTAGACGCACTAACAATAGGAAATCATGAGTTTGACTATGGTCAAGATGCCTTTGCAGATAGAGTTATTCAATCTGATTTCCCTTGGATTAGCGCGAACATGACTGTTAGTCCAGAAATCCCGATTGAACAACCTGATCCATATACCATTTTTGAATTTGACGATTTCGATGTTGCTGTATTCGGACTTACACAAAATCCCCCCGCAACGGCACCTAGTGGTATTGTTGGCATCGAGTTTCATAACTACGTGGAAACAGCACTTCAATATCAAGATGAAATGGAAGCTCAAGCAGATATTATTATTGCCTTAACACATATTGGTAACAGTGCTGATAGGCGATTAGCAGAATCGGTCGATTATTTTGATGTTATTATAGGTGGACATTCCCACTCTGTTATTAACAGTCCTCAAGTAGTAAATGGAACACCAATTACCCAAGCCGGTGGCTATGCTAGCCATGTTGGTAAATTAAACCTTTCTATTGACCCTGAAACAAAAGAAGTTGTAGATGTTACTGGACATTTACAATCAATTGATCAATTAACAGAAACAGAAGAAAATATTCAATCAATAATAGATTCCTGGAATATTCAGATGGAAGATATTCTTCAAATAACTATTGGAGAATCCGATACTGGCCTAACTCGTGATGGAAGAAATAGTCGAGATATAGCATTAGGTAACTTCTGGACCGATGCTATGGTTTGGGCAACAGAAGCTGATATGGCTTTTACGAACAATGGTGGTGTTCGTGATTCTATTGAACCTGGTGCTATTACCATTGGAGATATTTATCGTGTTGAGCCATTCGATAACCAAGTAATGCTCTATGAAATGACAGGACAAGCGATTAAAGATGTTATTCAATATTCTTATTCAAGATTTAGAAATGTTGATCTGCAAACATCCGGTTTACATTACACTATTCTAACTGACGAAAACAGATATTACTCTGATGCAATATTAGAGTTAAATGGCGAGCCATTAAATATGGAACAAACTTATATAGTTGCTTTGCCTGATTTTATAGGGACTGGCGGTTCAGGTTATCACTTTGTTGGAGAAGTTATTTATCCTGAAGTAATGCCTGTGACTACAGCTATGATTCAATATGCAGAATTCTTAACAGAGCAAGGAAAAAGGCTTAATTACGAATCAGAAGGCAGAATTTCAATAATATTGCATAGTGAATTAGAGCCAACTAACCCTGAACCTAATGATCCTCCAAACTCAGAAGTATTAGATTTAACCATTTTACACACGAACGACATTCATTCAAGAATTGACGAATTAGGAAAGGCTGCCGCTTTCATTAATGCTGAAAGGGAAGCAGCTGAGAATTCTCTTTACCTTGATGCAGGTGACATTTTCAGTGGTTCACCAGTCAATGATATTAATCTTGGAGAACCTATTATTGAAATATTAAACGAAATGAACTTAGATGCTTTAGTCATTGGAAACCATGAGTTTGATTACGGACAAGATGTTTTTGCTGAAAGAGTTATTCAATCCGATTTCCCTTGGATTAGCGCGAACATGACTGTTAGTCCAGAAATCCCGATTGAACAACCTGATCCATATACCATCTTTGAATTTGACGATTTTGATGTTGCTGTATTCGGACTAACACAAAATCCGCCAGCAACAGCACCTAGTGGTATTGTTGGCATCGAGTTTCATGATTATGTGGAAACAGCTCTTCAATATCAAGATGAAATGGAAGCTCAAGCAGATATTATTATTGCTTTAACACATATTGGTTATGGTGCAGATAGAAGCTTAGCAGAAGAAGTCGATTACTTTGACGCCATTATTGGCGGACATACTCATACTACTTTAAGCACTCCTCAAGTAGTTAATGGCACACCTATTACACAAGCCGGTGGTTATGCTAGTCATGTTGGTAAGCTTAACCTTTCCATCGATCCAGAAACAAAGCAAGTAATAGAAGTGTCTGGAGGTTTACAGGAGATCAGTTCACTGTCTGAAGTAGATGAAGATGTGCAAGCTATTGTAGATCACTGGAATGAGCAAATGGATGAAATTTTAAGCATTGTCATTGGAGAAACAGAAACTGGTTTATCTCGTAATGAGAGGTATGAAACAGACGCTCCATTAGGAAACTTTTGGACAGATGCTATGGCTTTTGCAGCAAGTGCTGACATAGCTTTCACAAATAATGGTGGCATTCGTGATTCCATCTCTCCAGGTGACGTTACCATTGGAGATATTTATCGTATTGAGCCATTTGACAATCAAGTCATGCTTCTAGAAATGACTGGAGAAGCTATAAAAAATGTTATCGAATATTCCTATACAAGGGATGGACGTAACCAAATAGACCTACAATCCTCTGGGTTACATTATACGATTTTAACTAATTCGAGCGGCCAATATATCGATGCCATTTTAGAGATTAATAATGAACCTATCAATATGAATGCTAGTTACCTTGTTGCTGTTCCAGATTATATAGGGACAGGCGGATCAGGATATCATTTTGAAGGTGAAGTCCTCTACAATGAAGTTACACCTATGACAACAGCAATGATAGATTACGCTGAATATTTAGGCTTGCAAGGACAAAAATTAAACTATCACATTGAAGGTAGAATTAATATTAAAATTGATCCTAATGCAGATACTCCAGATGGCAACACAATAGGTGCTACTACTAACGGTTTATATAGTGACAACAAGTCGGCCATGGACGTAGGTCTTGGTAATTTATATGCCGATGCTGTTCGTTCAATCGCTAACGCTGACATTGGATTACTTAACGGAAGCTCTGTTTCAGGAAATATTCCAGCTGGGGATATTACAATAGAGCAAATTGAACAGTTAGATCGTTTCGGAAATGAGATTGTGCTAGTGGAAACTACTGGTGCACAATTAAAAGAGATGATCTTGAGTCAATCTAATTTTCATAGAAACGTAGATTTGCAGGCATCTGGAATTCACTATATTCTCGTAAAAGGGGATGGTCCACAAACATTTAGTGATGTCTCCATTTATTTGGAGGACGGAACACCAATTATTGAGGATGCTGTTTATACCGTCGCATATAATGATTTTATGCATAATGGAGGACACTATACTCTAAGTAACGAAACAATTGAAATAGAACCTATCACTGTTTGGGAAGCTGTTGTTGAATACGTAAAAGCACAAGAAGGTCCTATCGATTATGTTGAAGGAAGTCGGATTTACGTAGAAATTCTCGCACATCCAAGAGTAGAAGAGGAAACTATTTTTATTAGTGACGACATAGTTGATAAAATCACGAAGAATAGTGTTTTAGCAATTAACCTGCATTCAGATGAGTTTAGTTCAATTTCAAAAATTACATTCTCTCAATCTCAAATTGATGCTTTAAGAGAGAATAACGTAAACGTGTATATTACTACAGACTTTTTTACAATTTCTTTCCCGGCTGCAATGTTTAGTTCTGGGGAAGTGGAGTTCTCTTTTGAAAACGTAAATGAGGAAGAAATAGACCTTACTAAAATTGATGAAATCGGCCACCTTCTCAGCAAAGTGTACAATTTTACATTCTTGCATAATGGTCAACCCTTTACACAATTCGGAGAATATGATGTGACATTGAAGCTTCCACTAGTACATGAATTCGATAACGAAGAAAACGTAAGTGTATATTTCTACGATAAATCGGAAGAACAATGGACTTCAATTGGCGGCACATTAGACAACGGGGTCATTCAGGCACAGACGAACCACTTTAGTATGTTTGCAGCTTTTGAATTTTTTGAAGGAACGGAACAAGAGCCTATTGATCCAGTTGATCCAGTCGATCCAATCGATCCTGTCGACCCTATTGATCCTATAGATCCTATAGATCACGTCGATTCTACTGATTCAGTTGATCAAAACCCTGAACAGGATGGTAGTAAAGAAAGTGATAAAGAAGACGATATTGAAAAGAAAATAGTGGAAGATGAAAAGAAAGGTTCAAACAAAACGCTTCCAGATACAGCAACGGATGTATATCAATGGCTATTAGCCGGGTTACTATTAATTTTTCTAGGTATCAGCTTAACACTAATCAGAAATAGACACAAAACAGTATAA
- a CDS encoding MerR family transcriptional regulator — MGMKVKEVANLVGISIRTLHHYDEINLLTPDEITNSGYRLYSDKDLEKLQQILFFKELGFPLKKVKEIIDCPTFDRERALELQRKSLLEKRSRLDKMIKTIDKTMRHAKGEINMSNKEKFEGFDFHNNRYEQEARERWGDQAVDESKAKIANMPGDPEAIVTEIYSKLAALRHQSPQSAEAQSAIKEWFDCLNKNFGNYSLEAFKGLGQMYVDDERFTQNIDKMGEGLAQFMCDAMVHFADTTKNK; from the coding sequence ATGGGCATGAAAGTGAAGGAAGTGGCTAATCTTGTTGGTATTAGCATTCGCACACTACACCATTATGATGAAATAAATCTTTTAACACCTGATGAAATAACCAATTCAGGATACCGACTATACTCGGATAAGGATTTGGAGAAGCTGCAGCAAATTTTGTTCTTTAAAGAGCTTGGATTTCCCTTAAAGAAAGTGAAAGAAATAATCGATTGTCCTACATTTGATCGAGAAAGAGCACTTGAACTTCAGCGGAAATCATTACTTGAAAAGCGTTCAAGGCTCGACAAAATGATTAAGACGATTGATAAAACAATGAGACACGCGAAAGGAGAAATTAACATGTCAAACAAAGAAAAATTTGAAGGGTTTGATTTTCACAATAACCGCTACGAACAAGAAGCAAGGGAACGCTGGGGGGATCAAGCAGTCGACGAATCAAAAGCTAAAATTGCAAATATGCCTGGCGATCCAGAGGCAATAGTAACAGAAATTTATAGTAAGCTCGCCGCACTTAGACATCAATCCCCTCAATCGGCAGAAGCGCAATCTGCAATCAAGGAATGGTTTGATTGCTTAAACAAAAACTTCGGGAATTATTCGCTAGAAGCGTTTAAAGGTTTAGGTCAAATGTATGTCGATGATGAACGATTTACACAAAACATTGATAAAATGGGAGAGGGACTCGCTCAGTTTATGTGTGATGCAATGGTGCACTTTGCAGATACGACAAAAAATAAATAG
- a CDS encoding RNA degradosome polyphosphate kinase — MKISTLVNTTHYNNRELSWLAFNYRVLEEAIDERNLLMERFKFLSIFSSNLDEFFMVRVAGLTDQVKAGFTKPENKAGLTPKEQLTLIAEKTQPLVKKQYETYEMLLSLLSKQGISLTQINSLSREELFFLEQYFDEQIYPVLTPRAIDAYRPFPMLLNKSLNLAIVIDGQDNEHEQITDLSGKLAIVQVPSVLDRYVLIPSFTNERKYILLEDLITTFIHKLFFGRSIKSVTSFRITRNADLTIHEDEAIDLLIEIEKELKKRKWGAAVRLEIKENEYDHNVLKYLKQRLGIHEKDTYIVNGPLDLTFLFTFYEEIGRFNPSLIDLPMVSQQPVDLEDNKKIFDVALKKDILLHHPYDSFQTVVDFISLAANDPNVQAIKQTLYRVSGNSPIIHALKRAAINGKQVTVLIELKARFDEENNVSWAKELEKEGCHVIYGMTRLKTHSKITLIVRRMEGKIERFVHLGTGNYNDKTAKLYTDIGLITSEEEIANDATRFFNYISGYCDKPEYHHFSLAPLDIRDDFIRLIEKEIRNHEGYGNGRIIAKMNSLSDKKIIDKFYEASSKGVKIDLIIRGICCLRPGIKGVSENITVRSIVGQYLEHSRIYYFYHNGEEKTFISSADLMTRNMENRIEILFPLLSTEIKDRVVSWLLLYLSDNTKARTQDRNGNYHYVTPLEGEPLINSQLAVSNRGFTPPIQKGFTHYFYTFKENIIKKFIKTNKHH; from the coding sequence ATGAAGATTTCCACTTTGGTTAATACTACGCATTACAATAATCGCGAATTAAGTTGGCTAGCATTTAACTATCGTGTGTTAGAAGAAGCGATAGACGAACGTAATTTACTAATGGAACGTTTTAAATTCCTTTCTATATTTAGTTCTAATTTAGATGAGTTTTTTATGGTACGTGTAGCAGGCTTAACCGACCAAGTAAAAGCAGGATTTACAAAACCAGAAAATAAAGCAGGTCTAACTCCAAAGGAACAACTCACCCTAATCGCAGAAAAAACACAACCATTAGTAAAAAAACAGTACGAAACATATGAAATGTTACTTTCTTTATTATCAAAACAAGGTATTTCCCTTACTCAAATAAATAGCTTAAGTAGAGAAGAATTGTTCTTTTTAGAGCAATATTTTGATGAGCAAATTTATCCTGTATTAACTCCGAGAGCAATAGATGCGTACAGGCCCTTTCCGATGCTATTAAATAAAAGCTTAAATTTAGCTATTGTAATAGATGGACAAGACAACGAGCATGAACAAATCACAGATCTCTCTGGAAAACTTGCCATTGTTCAAGTTCCTTCCGTATTAGATCGTTACGTTCTCATACCATCTTTCACGAATGAGCGGAAATATATATTACTTGAGGATTTGATTACTACTTTTATTCATAAGCTATTCTTTGGTAGGTCTATCAAAAGTGTCACTTCGTTTAGAATTACGAGAAATGCAGATTTAACAATACACGAAGATGAAGCCATTGATCTACTTATTGAAATCGAAAAAGAACTGAAAAAACGAAAATGGGGAGCCGCTGTTCGCCTTGAGATAAAAGAAAATGAATACGATCATAATGTACTAAAATATCTTAAACAAAGACTAGGTATACATGAAAAGGATACGTATATTGTAAATGGCCCACTTGATCTTACTTTTTTATTTACTTTCTACGAAGAAATAGGGAGATTCAATCCCTCCCTTATCGACCTGCCTATGGTTTCACAACAGCCTGTAGATTTAGAAGATAATAAAAAAATCTTCGACGTTGCTTTAAAGAAAGATATTCTATTACATCACCCTTACGATTCCTTTCAGACAGTAGTGGACTTTATTTCTCTTGCTGCGAACGATCCTAATGTCCAAGCAATAAAACAAACGCTTTACAGAGTGAGTGGGAATTCTCCTATCATTCATGCACTAAAGCGTGCTGCAATAAACGGAAAACAAGTCACTGTTTTAATAGAATTAAAAGCAAGATTTGATGAGGAAAATAATGTTAGTTGGGCAAAAGAATTAGAAAAAGAAGGTTGTCACGTCATTTACGGAATGACACGCCTAAAAACCCATAGTAAAATTACACTTATTGTTAGGCGTATGGAAGGAAAAATTGAGAGGTTTGTTCACTTAGGTACTGGTAATTATAACGATAAAACAGCCAAGCTTTATACAGACATTGGTTTGATTACTTCTGAAGAAGAAATAGCTAATGATGCAACTAGATTTTTTAATTATATAAGTGGCTACTGTGATAAACCTGAATATCATCATTTTTCACTAGCCCCCCTTGATATACGTGATGACTTTATAAGATTAATAGAAAAAGAAATAAGAAACCACGAAGGATATGGCAATGGACGGATTATCGCTAAAATGAATTCATTATCTGATAAAAAAATCATCGATAAATTTTACGAAGCATCATCTAAAGGAGTAAAAATTGACCTTATTATAAGAGGGATTTGCTGTTTACGACCTGGTATAAAAGGAGTAAGCGAAAATATTACAGTCCGAAGCATCGTGGGGCAGTATTTGGAGCATAGTCGCATATACTATTTCTATCATAATGGTGAAGAAAAAACATTTATTTCTTCCGCTGATTTAATGACACGTAACATGGAGAATAGAATAGAAATTTTATTCCCTCTCTTAAGTACTGAAATAAAAGACAGAGTGGTGTCATGGTTACTTCTCTATTTATCTGATAATACGAAAGCACGAACACAAGACAGGAATGGAAACTACCATTATGTTACACCTCTTGAAGGAGAACCTTTAATAAATAGTCAACTAGCTGTTAGTAATAGAGGCTTTACACCTCCTATTCAAAAGGGATTTACTCATTATTTTTATACATTTAAAGAAAACATTATAAAAAAATTTATAAAAACGAACAAGCATCATTAA